Genomic segment of Apium graveolens cultivar Ventura chromosome 7, ASM990537v1, whole genome shotgun sequence:
aatttgacaaccaaattgtaaaactcatttcatgcaaaaatcctctgaaagttgattaagaaaatcttttccgaaatctcattttaaagttttggaaatcaacTATTtagtcgtcattactatataagttacttgctatttttatgatttaccaatgaaatgtctaattaaaagaatgcccatataagggtctctccactttggcatctcttccacttttccttggattctgctcgtacttattagtcgacgaaacttcatttaccgtcatatatcattttattcgtaaTTCTACTGCAACGCTGACATTTAGTACTGTCTTTAACATTCATGTCGTCGTCCTTGATGTTATGCTTGCAACCACGCATGCGACTCGACGTTCGGTTTAtagatagggtcgcatcttcttgctagtcttacctatacctagtaaggtagatatcattccttgcgcaACTCCCGATAaatgataagaatcttctcgtaatggtggtgccttcgaaacgtgtaatgttggttcttcatcagcttccatcaactcgttgcctccagcgtgaagctcgtcctactacctaattctaagttaaatcgtacccaaaactcacctagcctctcttacacgaagttctcacaagactcaatcacattttctttaaaaccacatgaaaatagggtaacatacccaatctCTGTCGATCTGTCTATTCCTCATTACTATAGGATCTGaaaactcaatatacctataacgTTACGATATTtgccttacactttctcaacaATCCTATCTTTCAACTCCATATCAGATCTGCCAACtctaattcgcactcaactcaacttaacatgagtatgcctagggtctttcctacCTCAGATGGTCTATTATTCCTATCTTAcgctcacctattcttatttcagtgaccaataacctgtagctctgatgccaacttgtaacaatccaaatccggggtcaagatttggtgccacgaaacaatctttacataaaataaaaaaatattcaattaccccttgaatccggatcgtttacaggttatggtatgaaacaagaatctgaCCTTCTACAACTCAtaataactagaatacaagtgtaaatacctttgaaataatgctcttgtcatattcttctaacatcttcaacCTTTCACaacggaaatttctctaacttctgctgtctatcaaaactattcacttttatccttatctgtttctggaagaaataaaaatttagaaagcaagagtgagccaaaaatgtccagcaagtatataatttgagtttcaaacattaataccaaaggaaattttttggacaaaatctttaaacaattttaaacaattctatttatttgagtgagttgagcgaataaacgttggctgtcaacagcctttaactataaatccaaaaatgacaagcgattccccggttcatctcctgaatcagggttttgtccggttttggaatcataaaacctttcgagagagaatgccgttaatggctATCAACAAaaaattagactagacactagttcacatctatatcctgctgatcagtcaggatacaatgcagatctatacctacctatatagatccagtcgggttcccaggcactacggcccatctcaagacaccggtcatgtcccggtccttaggattaagtaaaacttaatcccacacatcatcattatccagcccatggagtattttgatgtcaaatcattttgaattcaaagcatcccaattcagggttcgcaaataacccgaaagagtgggtattttctcaagagagcaatcgaatcaTAGGAgcaataatgaaaagaacatgcataataagagtaattatagcgaaatgtaaaacatttaactattctgaacttataataggaacgaagaaataattgcagtattttaaaagaaagttcaggaatacttgtctcgagaagctttaaccactattatcaaTTGACTTTTGGATTTCCTTGAACGTTTatctttatcgtcaaactactatccccTTTTGGATACAACCCTATCCTTTGTGTCCTTTGATTGGAATCTTGTTGAGTCTGATAATTAATTACTAaatcattcctagtccaacgtcacgcctcgggtcttccgactaggacctacagtCAGGGGCAGAACCAGGAATCTAACATGGGGGGgaccaaaataaataaaagtagaAAACATACCGATTTATTTGAGATGTGCACGCCTTTCTTTGAtcaaataaaaagaatcaatGATCTCCTCGGCAGAAATGGTCTCCGCAATCTCCTTTTCAATATACACTATCAAATAATCCCTAAGAAATTCATCTTCCATTCGATTGCGAAGACTTGTTTTCACAATTTTCATAGCAGAAAAAGCTCGTTCAGATGTTGCAGTAGATGCTGGAAGAGTCAAGACAAGCCTTAATAGTCTATCAACTAATGGATACATGTCAGTTTTCCCTGTGGTTACCAATCCATGACATAAATCACCAAGAGTAGACAAATTCTTCAAATCTGGATGAACCGGAACATCTAACCCATTATGTTGTAGTTCACACTGTAGATGGATTTTTTTATCTCCCAAAAAATCTTCTGGATAAAACTTTTCAGCTAACTTGCAAATGTTCTCTATGTTGAAAGACCTATAACCATCCCTAGGATTTAGTAATGCACTTAAAATGAGAAGCTCCGTCATTTGTTCACTTAATCTATTGTTTAGCTCCTGTAATTGTTGATCCATGGCAGCTGTAAAGATTTCTACTCGGTAATGATGTTCCATTGTCACCATTTGCTTTTGTTTTCCTTGTCGACGAAGAGATTTAAGCACATCAAAATAAGGAGCATTCATATCTGGAATCAAGATAGTATGTcgttcacaaaatgatctcacaTTTTCTAAGAGACTCTCCTAACCATCACTTCACAATTTTTGAATCAACATCTTTGTTGTAGAAACCAGATGCATGGCATTTAAAATATCTTGAGACTTTTGTTGTAATGCTCGACAAAGTAGATCAGTAATAGCCATTATCTTCTTAACTACATGTAAAATAAACACAAATTCATAAGACATTAACATTTTAATAGCACTTAAAGCATCACCTCGTTGAGAAAAAGTTATCCCTTGAGCAGCAATGTCAATTAAAACCAAGCGAGTAGCACCATACATTTTTATCAAACTACATATAGCAGTGAAATGTGAACTCCATCTAGTATCTCCGGGACGTTGTAATGTTCCAATTTGATTGAGACCTTTACCTGTTtgaatctcttctatttcttttaAATGTTCAATTTCAGCAATTTGATTAGCTTGCAAGTCATCATGCCGCTTAGAAGAACTAGTAACCGCATTGATAATAAAGACCATATTTTGAAAGAAAGTGTGAATCTGAGGTACTTCTCTTGTTGCAGCCACAAGTGCTAATTGTAATTGATGTGCTAGACAATGAATGTAATATGCATAAGGACAATCTTTAAGAAACAAGGCTTGCAGCCCATTCCACTCATCACGCATATTACTGGCACCATCATATCAATATTAAGATTAATAAACAAATTTCATAATTTCCATCTAATCAATATTATTTTGAATGaaataattaacaaaatcaataaaattttgtataatcaattatcaatttcaatttttttttaaatctaggGGGACCAAAAAAGTTTTTGatagtaaattttaaaattttatattaaaattttggggttattccGCAGTTGGCGGGGACCGGGGCTCCCTTCGGTCCCCCTAGTTCCTCCCCTGCCTACAGGTAGGGGTGAGCATCGGATGAAACGGTTGGGTTTGGACAACAAAACCACCATAACCATATTTTTCGGTTTTTCAATCCGGCCAACCATAACCGTAACCATGACCATTAGTATATAACCATAACCACCCAAATTATAACGGTTCGGTTTGGGCGGTTTCGGTTTTAAACCGTTAAAATAAAAATGTAAGTCTGAAATGGACAAGTATGTTATGCTGACAAAAATTCTCGCCATTGTAGGTCTTCCAGTGTGCCAATGCAGATTGTGGTCATTTCTACCATCCAAATTGTGTTGCCGAACTCCTCCAGCCTTGTGATACATTGAAAACTAAAGAACTTTAACTGAAAATCCATTCTGGGGAATTTTTTGTGTGTCCTGCCCATAAATGTAATATATCATATATGTATGGAAGGAGAAGACAAATCAGTTCATGGGTTGCAATTTGCAATGTGTAGGCGCTGTCAAAAGGCATACCAGTCTGGAGGTGgctttcaaaaaaaaagaaaTGGAACTAACACCAAAAGAAATAGAACTAATAGTCTTGACTACTGACTACATAACataaataaaaaatcaaattaCAACCAAATATAAAATTACAGTCTTTAGCATGACTCCATGAGTCCATCACACAAGTACACAAccataaatctgaattatttagcATGTTGATTTGCAGGGTCTGTTCAATCTCCATCTACTTGTTAAATACCATCTTTTTCACCGGCCTCAACAGCCTCATCTAAATCTGTAATAATTGAATATCAAACAGTTACAACATGTCAGCATCTCATATTAATAATCACAAAAGTAATGACAGGCAGTGCTTGTAATAATACACAGTTTATTACTTTGTACCTTGCGCTATTTCTTCATATTTTTCCAAGTCTAGAAGCATTTCACGGAGTTGTACAGGCTGTTTTGGGGTCTTTAACCAACTCTGAGCGCAAAGTAATGTTTCCACTGTTTTGGGGAGTAAACTAGTCCGAAAATTGTCAATGACCCTGCTACCAGTAGAGAATGCAGATTCTGATGACACTGTCGATACCGGAACAGCCAGCACATCACATGCCATTTTTGAAAGAATGGGATATTTGACAGCATTAACCTTCCACCATAAAAGCACATCTAGCTCCTTCACTTGGGGATCAAATCTGTCCAAGAAGTATATTTCTAACTCAGACTTGTTATTGTCTGATTCTTCTGCCATCATATCATTCTCATATGCCCTTGACCTTTCTAACATCAAAATCGCATACATATCTAGGCCAGTAGGTGTTTCTTTTTCTTCTGCACCTCCTCTATTATCCATGAAACTACTTGAGCTGATCATCCATTTTATCATATCATGCACTTGAAGCATTTCATTAAAGAACAAGTTAGACGTGATGGATAATGAACTTGAAAAAGAGATAGTGCAATCATAAAAGAGTTTTAAAAACTGAACAAACATCCTAGCAGCTGCCCAATCATCCTTTTTAGGCGGTCCTCtagtttttttttcaaaataagtCTTATATCCCTTATCTTCTTCTTCAAGTCTCTCAAATGCCTTTTCGAAATCAACCGAACTCTCCAACATTAGATAGGTGGAATTCCACCTAGTGTCTACATCCATAGATGGGAGAGACTTAGATTTAATTTTTTCaatctcaacacaccttttaaatGTATCCAACCTAGCCGGCGAAGAACGCACATACTTAACAGCATTCCTAATTGCTTCCACAGATGCGATTTCTTCTTCTAAGCCATCCCTTACAACCAAATTTAGGATGTGTGCAGCACATCTAACATGTAGAAACTCATTCTCTACAATACAAGAGTTCCATTTTTTTGTCTTGGTTGCCAAGTACTTAACAAGATCATTATTTGACGTTGCATTATCAACTGTCAATGACAATATGTTATCAATCCCCCACTCTAACAAGCATTTCTCAATCACTTTACCTAGTACAAAACCCTTATGACTTACAACTTGCCGaaaattcagaatttttttttgTAGTATCCAGTCATCACCTATCCAATGGGCAGTTAAACACATATAATTAATCTTCTGATTAGAAGTCCAACAATCTGTGGTCATACTTATACGCTTCCCTTTAATTACACTCtttaattttttcttttcttccttATAAACTTTAATGCAATCCCGCGCCACAGTCCACCTGGATGGAAGGACAAACCTAGGCTCTAAGCAATTAGTATATTTGACAAAGCCTTGACCTTCAACCATTCGGAAAGGGTACTCATCGATTATTACCATTTCTGCTAATGCTTTTCtacatttttcaaaattaaaagtATGGGACTTAAGGGTGCCACCTGTTCCCTCCTTTTTCTTTTCAAATGTAAGCATAGGCTGATTTTTGTTTGCCTTTTTGTTAGGATTCTTGACACACTGGTTTGCGTGGTGCCATAAGCTACTAGTTCCATTTTTTGTTTCATAAACATAGACCTTCTTACAATAATTACAAATAGCTTTCGTATCATCAATTGGATTCATGGTAAATATTTTCCAAATATCTGACCTTTGCCCTCTTTTTTTTGTAGATCGAGGTTGCGGACATTGTGGCTCAGTTCCTTGACCTGTTGCTTCTGCCATGTGATTATCAGCATTTGATCCAGTGGCGACATGAGGTACAGTCTGGGGAACTTCACTGATTTCAGGTTCCACAATATTAATCGATGGACTCGACATAATTGTATTCTCTGCATTATTAAACAAGTGAAATTGATAAGTTAAAAGAACTTACCATACAATAAAATTTAAACATATGTGTTCTcacaggacttttatcaaacaaaTATGATAATGTTCAAGAAATAACAAAGAAACTAAATCAATCCAAAGCAATCCAATCAAAGAAACTCAAGTTCGAAATCAAAGAATgaagatatatattatatttatatatacaaatatacaATGAAGAAGAATAACTAACAAGCATAAAAATTAGAAATCAAACCTATAATATATGAGTAATCAAGACTTGAAAGAGGCTTGAGTGAGACTTGAGATGTAGAAGTGTAGACCTAAAACTCTAGAAATGTAGAATTGTTATGTGTTTGAGAGAAAGTGAAGAGGGAGCGGCTTTTTTTAGGGTTAAAACTTAGACAGAGAGAGTGAGAGACTAAGTGACTCAAGAGATTAAAAATTAAAACTGTGAAATCTTTTCAAGTACAAAGCCGTATGCAAATTAGATAATGGGTCGGCCCATATAAGTATATAACACTTAAAACTTTAAATTCCAGTGTCTATTCCCTATTGTATCAATCACACTATCACTTAAAtattatatctatatatatatatatatatatatatatatatatttatatttatttatttattcggGTGGTCCGGGTATAACGGGCGGTTTGGTTATCGGTTTGCGGTTCGGTTATATCGGTCAATATAAAATACAAAACCAAACCCAACCATTATTTTTCggtttttaaaaaaatgaaaccaTAACCAATCCAAACCGTTATAAAACCGTAAATTTCGGTTTGGACGGTTTGAAACGGGTGGTTTGGGCGGTTTCGGAAAATTTTTGCTCACCCCtacctacagggttgaaataccctaattcagataattgtctcgcttaacataacaccactatcctattctacccatacgatttcataacccaactcatattactgaaatacacatagcaattatggttcacatcttcgaaatttGGTTTGGTGtttattttcggaaagtacgCACACTCGTCATTTTGGAAAATAGGGTGatcaattatttataaaatattttgtcacGACACTTAATTTGGGTTCGTATAATGTAATTATATttcctcgttcgacgtctccgataattatagggtaCGTTCCTgtatttttcggaattaatttctcgaaaatcgggcagcgtctcctttgtttatcggcctacccgtcgaacatcccgacgtcaaatcaatcacaaccaaattcaaaccaactacaattcaattcccaaccaccgatttcagttCAAAATATTAACTCGCAAATTcacaaaaaaaatcaattatcaaTTAATACTCACATTTTTACGTTTTAATTCgcattttaaaaattttattcgtattttgtattttaaatcatagggctcagaaatattcatcatagcccactgtcggctcgccgaggctcatcgccgacggcgataaaatttacgggttcccgctaaaccgggcatcctacgtaaatttCATCGATTAATTACTATAATTCTCgtacaaaatttatttatttcaccAAAATTAATCAAATCGCTCCCTGCAAAATAAAAAGTACAATCCTGAGTTACATCAGGCAAAAAAAACAGTAATACCACAACATAACAATCATGCCAACACCCGGAAAATATATCCGAAAAATCTAATTCGCCGGATTCCACACAACCCAACACAAACGCACTCACACGAACACACACACACGACGCACACACACACGGTATATACATACACACAGTATACGCACACACCAGCACGCGCCACACAACACTCGCGAGCAGCTACACATACCACAAGAACAAGGCGACACCGGAAAGAGAAGGGGCGGCGccggaaaaagagaaaaaaaaacaGGCAGCATAATACTTACCAAGGAGAGGAAGAGATGGGGAGAGAGAGGAGAGTGAAAGAGAGAGAAAGAAATAGAGAGGGAGAGAGATTTTGCCGAACAAAGAGGGATCGAGAGAGAGGAGCAAGGAGAGAGAGAGGCGGCGAGTGAATGGGGGGTGGGGGtttggtttatatatatattttttctttttgtttgttttctttatttttattttattcccGTGATTATCCCTGTTTGTACTGCAATTTAAGAATGGACCGAGTATTTAATGggcaaaataattcaaaatttttaaaaataatttctttaacaatcccaaaataattaggggttgataaacttaaatgtgcaagatttttaaatcatttttataacGTGCATTGGACCTGTATTCTTTTCAATTTAACGAATACACGTGCGcttaaataaaagccagaaaattttcgaaataattttgaaattctttaaatattccaaacttaataaaataaatttttcatgatttttgaagcattctggaattaaatactgattttataatttaatgaagtcagaatattatttaaaattaaataattaataaaatattgatttctaaattttataaacccctaaaagtaataaataaaattatagaacaacaaaaataattttagaaagaattttagcatttataaaaataaatattcaataaaatcactttaagaaTGAATTTAGTTCATACAACTTagtaattaattataaaattaatcttcgtgtccaacaaatcacaaacaatttaTAATACATCAACACATAGCCGacagacccatcacatattttattaatttaataatccgataattatatttacatatcggatccgaaaataggttacttagtcgctaagtaactatataacgatacaattttaataccaaatttggataattatcaaaacagagcttcctataaacactttatacggaaataagataataatatctcgtcttttgagaatatagatttttatcgatctataaaatgattagcgtattgAAAATTTCACGTCGGGTCTGGTACAGGTCAAatcgtactccggatcgaaaaagtcaaaacatgaaaagtgttcagaattatcagattaggttaggaagtgttggaataatcttaaatttagttattaattatttgtttatttaattattagatattttagatatttagcaatagattaattattagagaaaaatattattttagaattgtttagtagtggggtagtggagttatggagtaaattatggacatgtaatttacacattaattagtagtggttagttttagtagtagttagttttaatatgtttgtaaagcctatgTAATGactagtttaccttgagttttacaagaggaaaaaaaaaacaagaaatatagcagtacCAGTTCTCTGcaaaaatgtaggtgtcttttcTCTATAGGTTTTTCAAcattggcatcagagccataTGATCCGGGGCTTATAAAACTCTTCTAaaaatacacatatacatacatatatatatatatattatccttaATATTTTCCTTGGCATCTACAAATGCAAAAAATATGGGAATCTGGCAAAGAATTGTAGATTTCAGAATGATGAAGAAAGGATGGCACAATTGATCGAGGGAGAACCACTCCTTTAGAGTtgtggagagaaagtgctccaaagtgtttttgaagagaagtgctccaaagtgtttttgatgagaaagtgcatcaaaattgatggtggtgagaagtgaatcacaggcgaagagaaagtgcttcgtaaatttaagattatgggggtgaatgttggaataatcttaaatttaataattaattatttgtttatttaattattagatattttagatatttagaaataaattaattattagagaaaaatattattttagaattgtttagtagtggggtagtggagttatggagtaaattatggacatgtaatttacccattaattagtagtggttagttttagtagtagttagttttaatatgtttgtaaagcctatataatggctagtttaccttgagttttacaagaggaaaagaaaaacaagaaatatagcagtacaagttctctgcaaaaatgtaggtgtcttttttCTTTAAGGTTTTTCAACAGGAaagagttttcga
This window contains:
- the LOC141673413 gene encoding uncharacterized protein LOC141673413 — translated: MNAPYFDVLKSLRRQGKQKQMVTMEHHYRVEIFTAAMDQQLQELNNRLSEQMTELLILSALLNPRDGYRSFNIENICKLAEKFYPEDFLGDKKIHLQCELQHNGLDVPVHPDLKNLSTLGDLCHGLVTTGKTDMYPLVDRLLRLVLTLPASTATSERAFSAMKIVKTSLRNRMEDEFLRDYLIVYIEKEIAETISAEEIIDSFYLIKERRAHLK
- the LOC141673415 gene encoding uncharacterized protein LOC141673415; the protein is MRDEWNGLQALFLKDCPYAYYIHCLAHQLQLALVAATREVPQIHTFFQNMVFIINAVTSSSKRHDDLQANQIAEIEHLKEIEEIQTGKGLNQIGTLQRPGDTRWSSHFTAICSLIKMYGATRLVLIDIAAQGITFSQRGDALSAIKMLMSYEFVFILHVVKKIMAITDLLCRALQQKSQDILNAMHLVSTTKMLIQKL